Proteins from one Cicer arietinum cultivar CDC Frontier isolate Library 1 chromosome 3, Cicar.CDCFrontier_v2.0, whole genome shotgun sequence genomic window:
- the LOC101512600 gene encoding protein SMALL AUXIN UP-REGULATED RNA 54-like — MDSKSHMKGKVNKKLGMMITKTWERCKSIGRGGYKSKYSSSTINPTATRRSKSWPIRRGDEKGEKKLGSVVVPQGYFCVYVGPQMQKFVIKTEYCNHPLFKILLEEAETEYGYSSQGPLALPCNVDVFYKVLMEMDSEVMNSRQGCAFRGNYRSRSSYHLLSPSRILALNNS, encoded by the coding sequence atggataGCAAGAGCCATATGAAGGGAAAAGTGAACAAGAAATTAGGCATGATGATCACAAAAACATGGGAGAGATGCAAGTCCATAGGAAGAGGAGGGTATAAGAGTAAATATTCATCATCAACAATAAATCCAACAGCAACAAGAAGAAGTAAATCATGGCCTATTCGTCGAGGGGACGAAAAGGGTGAAAAGAAATTAGGAAGTGTTGTGGTCCCACAAGGATATTTCTGTGTGTATGTGGGACCACAGATGCAAAAGTTTGTTATAAAAACAGAATATTGTAACCACCCTCTGTTCAAGATTTTACTTGAAGAAGCTGAAACAGAATACGGTTATAGTAGCCAAGGACCTTTGGCTCTACCTTGTAATGTTGATGTGTTTTACAAGGTTTTGATGGAAATGGACAGTGAAGTCATGAATTCTCGTCAAGGTTGTGCTTTTCGTGGAAATTACCGTTCTCGTTCTTCTTATCATCTTCTTTCCCCTTCAAGAATCCTTGCCTTAAACAACTCCTGA
- the LOC101512909 gene encoding NAD(P)-binding Rossmann-fold superfamily protein, which produces MSNIAGKVVCVTGASGYIASWLVKLLLHRGYTVKATVRDPNDPKKIDHLLKLDGAKERLKVFKANLLEEGSFDSVVEGCYGVFHTASPFFHDVKDPQAELIDPAVKGTLNVLKSCVKSPSLKRVVLTSSIAAVAYNGKPRTPDVVVDETWFTDPDFCAQSNLWYVVSKTLAEDAAWKFVRENNIDMVTINPAMVIGPLLQPVLNTSAAAILNLVNGAQTFANASFGWVNVKDVANAHIQAYENASASGRYCLVERVVHHSEIVKILRQHYPSLQLPEKCADDKPYVPTYQVSKEKAKSLGIEFTPLEVSLKETVESLKEKKFTNF; this is translated from the exons ATGAGCAACATCGCTGGAAAGGTGGTGTGTGTGACCGGTGCTTCTGGTTATATCGCTTCATGGCTCGTCAAATTGCTTCTCCATCGTGGTTATACTGTCAAGGCCACCGTTCGCGATCCAA ATGATCCGAAAAAGATCGACCACTTGCTCAAACTTGATGGTGCTAAAGAGAGATTGAAAGTGTTTAAGGCAAATCTACTTGAAGAAGGTTCGTTTGATTCTGTTGTTGAAGGCTGTTATGGTGTATTTCATACTGCATCTCCCTTCTTTCATGATGTCAAGGACCCTCAG GCTGAATTAATTGATCCTGCTGTGAAAGGAACCCTGAATGTTCTGAAATCGTGTGTAAAATCGCCATCTCTTAAACGTGTTGTTTTAACCTCTTCAATTGCTGCCGTTGCATACAATGGAAAGCCTCGAACTCCTGATGTAGTAGTCGATGAGACTTGGTTCACTGATCCTGATTTCTGTGCTCAATCAAAT TTATGGTATGTGGTGTCAAAGACATTGGCTGAAGATGCTGCCTGGAAATTTGTAAGAGAAAATAACATTGACATGGTTACTATTAACCCAGCAATGGTCATAGGGCCTCTCTTGCAACCAGTCCTAAACACAAGTGCTGCTGCAATTTTAAACTTGGTTAATG GTGCACAAACATTTGCAAATGCTAGTTTTGGATGGGTCAATGTTAAAGATGTTGCAAATGCTCATATTCAGGCATATGAAAATGCTTCAGCTAGTGGAAGATATTGTTTGGTTGAGAGAGTAGTGCACCACTCAGAAATTGTTAAGATTTTACGTCAACATTACCCTTCGTTACAACTCCCAGAGAA GTGTGCCGACGATAAGCCTTATGTGCCTACCTATCAGGTTTCCAAAGAAAAGGCAAAGAGCTTGGGAATTGAATTTACTCCTTTGGAAGTGAGCCTCAAGGAGACTGTGGAAAGTTTGAAAGAAAAGAAGTTCACCAACTTTTAA